ACGCGGACAGTTGGTGCGGACGCTGGATTCGCACATCGCCTACTACCAGCGGTGGGCCAAGACGTGGGAGTTCCAGGCGCTGCTCAAGGCGCGTCCCGCCGCCGGTGACGCCGAACTCGGCAGACAGTACGTCGAGGCGTTGATGCCGATGGTGTGGACGGCCAGCGAGCGCGAGGACTTCGTGGTCGACGTGCAGGCCATGCGCCGGCGGGTCGAGGAACTCGTCCCCGCCGACGTTCGCGGCCGGGAGCTCAAGCTCGGCACCGGCGGCCTGCGCGACGTCGAATTCGCCGTGCAACTGCTGCAGTTGGTGCACGGCCGCAACGATGAGGCGTTGCACGTGGCCTCCACCGTGGACGCGCTGGCGGCGCTCGGGACGGCCGGTTACATCGGTCGCGACGACGCGGCCAACATGACCGCGTCGTATGAGTTCCTGCGTCTGCTCGAACACCGGCTGCAGTTGCAGCGGCTCAAGCGCACCCACATGCTGCCCCCTCCCGACGACGACGAGGCGCTGCGCTGGCTGGCTCGCGCTGCCCACATCCGGCCCGACGGTCAGCACGACGCGCTCGGCGTGCTCCGCGAGGAGCTCAAGCGTCAGAGCGTGCGGGTGTCCCGCCTGCACGCGAAGCTCTTCTACCAACCGCTGCTGGAGTCCACCGGGGTGTCGGTCGACATCGGCGACGGCATGAGCGCCGCGGCCGCCGAACGTCAGCTCGCCGCGCTGGGCTACCAGTCACCGGGCAGTGCGCTGACTCACCTTGCCGCACTCGCGAATTCGAACACTCGGCGCGGCCGCGTGCAGTCAGTGCTGCTGCCGACGCTGTTGGACTGGCTCTCGGACACGCCCGATCCGGACGCGGGCCTGCTGCAGTACCGCAGGCTCTCGGAGGCCTTGGCCGAACAGCGCTGGTATCTGGGCACCCTGCGCGACGAGAGCGCGGTGGCCAAACGCCTGATGCATGTGCTGGGCACCTCGGCCTACGTGCCGGATCTGCTGATGCGCGCGCCCGAGGTGATCCAGGCCTACGCCGACGGTCCCACCGGACCCAAACTGCTCGACGTCGACCCGGACGGGGTGGCCCGCGCACTCGTGGCCGCCGCCGGTCGGCAGTCCGATCCCGTCAAGGCCATCGCGTCGGCGCGCACCCTGCGCCGCCGGGAACTGGCCCGCATCGCGTCGGCCGACCTGCTCGGCATGCTGGAGGTGCGCGACGTCTGCCACGCGCTCACCTCGGTGTGGGTCGCGGTGCTGCAGGCCGCGCTGGACGCCGTGATCCGGGCCAACACCCCCAAGGGCGGCGCCGCGCCTGCGTCGATCGCCGTGATCGGGATGGGTCGCCTTGGCGGCGGTGAACTCGGCTATGGCTCCGACGCCGACGTGATGTTCGTGTGCGACCCGGTGTCCGGGGTCGAGGAGGCCAAGGCCGTCAAGTGGGCGATGCTGGTGGCCGAGCAGGTCCGTGCTCTGCTCGGGACGCCCAGCGCTGATCCGCCACTGGAAGTGGATGCGAACCTGCGGCCCGAAGGGCGCAACGGCCCGCTGGTGCGGACCCTGGCCTCCTATGAGGCGTACTACCGGCAGTGGGCGCAGCCCTGGGAGATCCAGGCGCTGCTGCGCGCACACCGCGTGGCCGGCGACCTGGAACTGGGTCACCGGTTCCTGCTGATGGTCGACGAGACGCGGTACCCGCCCGGTGGGGTGTCCGCCGAGGCGGTGCAGGAGATCCGTCGGGTCAAGGCCCGCGTCGACGCCGAGCGACTGCCCCGAGGTGCTGATCCCAACACGCACACCAAGCTCGGCCGCGGCGGGCTGGCCGATGTCGAGTGGACCGTGCAACTGCTTCAGTTGCGGTTCGCGCACAAGATTCCCGCGCTGCACAACACCTCGACGCTCGAGAGCCTCGACGTGATCGGCGCCGCCGAACTCATCGCCGAGAGCGATGTCGAGCTGCTGCGTGAGGCCTGGCTGACCGCGACGCGGGCCCGCAATGCGCTGGTGCTGGTCAGGGGCAAGCCCACCGATCAGCTGCCCGGGCCCGGACGGCTGCTCAACGCGGTGGCCGTCGCCGCCGGGTGGCCCGAGGATGACGGCGGGGCGTTCCTGGACAACTACCTGCGGGTGACGCGCCGGGCGAAGGCAGTGGTGCGCAAAGTTTTCGGAGGCTGACTCTGCTATCAAGATTGGGTGCAGTTCAACTATGACCCGGTCGACGCCGACGAGGCCAACCGACAGCGGGCGATCTACGAGCCGTTCACCCACGCTGTCCGAGAACTGCTGGACGCCACGATCCGCACCCAGGCCGGGCCCGAGGACATCGCCGAGGCGACGCGCCTGATCGAGGCCGTGACGGCGGGTCTGCGGACCTCGCAGATCGACGGGCCGTTCGGGGTGCGGTTCACCACCGAGGGCGAGGGCATGTCGTGGGGCAACCCCGTGATCGGCGTGCGCAACCCGATGGCGCCGCCACTGGAGATCAAACGCGGCGAGGGGCGCTGCTGGACGGACTTCGATCTGGGTGCGGCCTATGAGGGGCCGCCCCGCCACGTGCACGGCGGCATCTCGGCGCTGATCCTCGACCACATCCTGGGGGAGGCGGCCAGCGACGGCGGGGACCGACCGCTGTTCACCGGCACGATCACGCTGAAGTACCTGCGCGGCACCCCATTGGGCGCATTGCGTTCCGAAGCCTGGGTCGAACGGGTGGAGGGCGTCAAAACCTATGCGCGCGGCTTCATCTCGGACGCCGACGGCCCGACGGTGGAGGCCGAGGGCGTGTTCATCACGCCCGCGTGGGCGCGGGACCCGCAGTGAAGTTCTATGTCAGCACTGCGTTCCTGGACACCCGCGAGGCTGTCGAGATCGCCAAGGCTGCCGATGATCTCGGCTACGACGGGATCGCGATACCTGACCACGTCGTCAACCTCGAGACGCTGGCAACGCCGTACCCCTACACCAAGGACGGCCGACGCCGGTGGGAGTCGTTCACCGACTGGCCCGACCCCTGGGTGATGATCGGCGCGATCGCGCTCGCCACGTCGAGGCTGCAGTTCGTCACCACGGTGTACCTGCCCGCGATGCGCGATCCGTACTCGGCCGCGAAAGCGATCGGCACCGCGGCGTATCTGGCCGAGGGCCGGTTGCAGCTGGGCGTCGGGGTGGGTTGGTGCCGCGAGGAGTTCGAACTGCTGGGGCAGCAGTTCGCACGCCGCGGCCGGCGCACCGACGAGATGCTGGAACTGATGAAGGCCCTGTGGGCGCCGGGCTGGACCGAGTTCTCGGGGGAGTTCTACACCGCGCCCAAGCTTGAGATGGAGCCCAGCCCACCGCCTATCCCGATTTATGTGGGCGGGCTGTCCGACATCGCACTGCGCCGCGCGGCCCGCCATGACGGGTGGATCGGCGACCTGATCAGCACCGACCAGGCTCTGGAGCGCGTCGCCAGGCTGCGGGAACTGCGGGCCGAGGAGGGCCTGGGCATGGACGACTTCGCCGTGTTGACACCGCTGACCGACGCCTTCACCCCCGAGCACTACGCCCGCGCCGAGGCCGGCGGGATCACCGGCATCGTCACGCAGCCGTGGATGTTCTTCGCGGGGCCGCGGGCGACCACCGCGGAGAAGATCGACGGTATGCGCCGATTCAGAGCGAACGCGCGATGATCTCCTTCATCACCTCGTTCGCACCGGCATAGATGCGCTGAACGCGGGCGTCCTCGTACATCCGGGCGATCAGGTACTCACGCATGTAGCCGTAGCCGCCGTGCAACTGCACGCAGCGGTCCACCACCTCGCACTGCTTGTCGGTGAGCCAGTACTTGGCCATCGCGGCCTCGGTGCCGTCGAGCCTGCCCTGCAGGTGCGATTCGATGCAGTGGTCCAGGAACACCCGGGAGGTGCGCGCGATGGTCATGCACTCGGCGAGCTCGAATGCCGTGTTCTGGAACTTGAACAGGCTGTGGCCGAAGGCTTCCCGGTCCTTGGTGTAGGCGACCGTGTCGTCGACCGCTCGCTCCATACCGCCCTGCGCCTGCGCGCTGACGATGAGGCGCTCCTGCGGCAGCTGGGCGATCATCTGCCCGAATCCCGCACCCTCGTCCGCGCCCAGCAGGTTGGTGACGGGGACGCGCACATTGGTGAACGAGATCTCGGCGGTGTCGGCGCCGTGCATGCCGACCTTGTCCAGCACCCTTGTGACCTGATAGCCGGGAGCGTCGCGCACGTCGACCAGGATCAGCGAGATACCGCGGGCGCCTGCCTTGGGGTCAGTCTTGGCCGCCAGCAGCACCAGGTCGGCGGAACTGCCGTTGGTGATGAACGTCTTGGAACCGTTGAGCACGTATTCGTCGCCGTCGCGGACCGCGGTGGCGCGGATGGCCTTGAGGTCGGATCCGGCGCCCGGTTCGGTCATGGCGATGGCGGCCAGCACCTCGCCGGTGGCCATGGGCGGCAACCAGGTCTTCTTCTGCTCCTCGCTGCCGTAGGCCAGGATGTAGTGCGGCACGATGCCGCTGTGCACACCGATGCCCAGCGAGAGGTCGCCGGAGTAGCCCTGGGCGTCGAACACCGCCAGGTCATGGGCGAATGTTCCACCGCCGCCGCCGTATTCGGTGGGGATCGAGCACAACAGCAGGCCCAGCTTGCCGGCCTCAAGCCACACCGAACGGTCGATTCGGCGTTGGCTGTCCCATTTCTCCACGTGTGCGACGACTTCACGTTCGAAGAAGCCCTTGGCCAGATCGAAGAGCGCGGAGACCTCATCGTCGTACCAGGACGGAACATGCTTGGTGACCATGCAGGTGAGGGTATTACCTGCGTGACACCGCCAACGATCCGGGACCGGTGAACACCAGCAGCAGCAGGGCGAAGCAGAACAGCACCGCGGGTTCACCGCCGTTGTTGATCGGCCAGAAGTCATCCGGGAAGTGCTGCCAGAAGTACGCCACGGCCATGTGGCCCGACCCGATGAACGCGGCCTCGCGGGTGAACAGGCCGATCGTGACGAGCACGCCGACCACCAGTTCGATGAGCCCCGCCCACCAGTACGGCCAGCTCAACACCTCCACCGAAGGCCCACCGGGCCAGCCGAACAGCTTGGAGGTGCCGTGGCACACGAGGAGCAGCCCGATCACGATTCGGAAGATGCTCAACATGGTCGCGGAGTAGGTCGTGACGCGATCAGCCAGGTTTGTCGCCATGCACTGAAGGTAGGCGGCCGCGGTGGAGTTCACGGGCACGGTCTGGTCACAATTCGAGCATCAGGGTCACCGGCCCATCGTTGACCAGTGCGACCTCCATGTGGGATCCGAAGCTGCCGGTCGCGACCTCGGCGCCCAACTGCCGCAGCGCATCCGCGAATGCGTCCACCAGCGGTTCGGCCACCGGCCTCGGTGCCGCGGCGTTCCACGATGGGCGGCGCCCCTTGACGGTGTTGGCGTACAGCGTGAACTGGCTGACCACCAGGACTGGCGCACCGATGTCGGCGGCGCTGCGTTCGTCGTCGAGAATGCGCAACTGCCAGAGCTTTTCGGCCATCCTGGCGGCCTTGGCGGCGTCGTCGTCATGTGTGACGCCGACCAGGGCCAGCAGACCCTGTGTGGCGGGCCGGATTTCGCCGATGACGACCCCGTCCACCGTCACGCTCGCCGACGTCACCCGCTGCACCAGAACCCGCATGGATGGCAGGATATCCGGCGCCAGATCGACATGAGGGTTGTGATCTGCGGGCCTGGGCAGCCCTGGTGTCGATTTCGGGGGCCGTGGAAAGGGCCGTGGCACACGAAAGGGCCGTGGCACACGAAAAAGCCGGGCGGCGCAGTGCGCCACCCGGCTTTCTCGTGGACAGACGATTTACACGTCGTAGTACAGCGCGAACTCGTACGGGTGAGGACGGATCTGGATCGGCATGATCTCGTTCTCCCGCTTGTAGGAGATCCACGTCTCGATCAGGTCCTCGGTGAACACGCCACCCTCGGTGAGGTACTCGTGGTCCTCTTCGAGGCGGTCGATCACCGCGGCCAGCGAGGTGGGCGCCTGCGGGATGTCGGCGGCCTCGTCCGGCGGCAGCTCGTAGAGGTCCTTGTCGACCGGGGCCAACGGCTCGATCTTGTTCTTGATGCCGTCGATGCCCGCCATCAACATGGCCGCGAAGGCCAGGTACGGGTTGCCCGAGCTGTCCGGGCAGCGGAACTCGAGGCGCTTGGCCTTCGGGTTGTTGCCGGTGATCGGGATGCGGACACAGGCCGAGCGGTTGCGCTGGCTGTAGACCAGGTTGATCGGCGCCTCGTAGCCCGGCACCAGACGCTTGTAGGAGTTCACCGTCGGGTTGGTGAACGCCAGCAGCGACGGCGCGTGGTGCAGGATGCCGCCGATGTAGTGGCGCGCGAGGTCCGACAGGCCGGCGTAGCCCGACTCGTCGTGGAACAGCGGCTTGCCGTCCTTCCACAGCGACTGGTGGGCGTGCATACCCGAACCGTTGTCACCGAACAGCGGCTTGGGCATGAAGGTGACGGTCTTGCCGTTGGCCCAGGCGGTGTTCTTGATGATGTATTTGAACAGCAGCACATCGTCGGCCGCGTGCAGCAGCGTGTTGAACTTGTAGTTGATCTCGGCCTGGCCGGCGGTGCCCACCTCGTGGTGGCCACGCTCGAGCGTGAAGCCCGCGTTGGTCAGGTTGGTCGACATCTCGTCGCGCAGGTCGACGTAGTGGTCGTACGGGGCGACGGGGAAGTACCCGCCCTTGGGACGCACCTTGTAACCGCGGTTGGCGCTGCCGTCGGCCTCGAAGGGCTCACCGGTGTTCCACCAGCCCGACTCGGAGTCGACCTCGTAGAAGGTGCCGTTGATCTTCGAGTCGAAGGCGACCGAGTCGAAGATGTAGAACTCGGCCTCGGCGCCGAAGAAGCAGGTGTCGGCGATGCCGGTGCTGGCCAGGTAGTTCTCGGCCTTGCGGGCCACGTTGCGCGGGTCGCGCGAGTAGGCCTCACGGGTGAACGGGTCGTGGACGAAGAAGTTCATGTTCAGCGTCTTGGCGGCGCGGAACGGGTCGATCCGGGCGGTCGCGGGATCCGGCAGCAGCATCATGTCGGATTCGTGAATCGACTGGAACCCGCGCACCGACGATCCGTCGAATGCCAGACCGTCCTCGAAGACGCTCTCGTCGAATGCCGACGCCGGAATCGAGAAGTGCTGGACCACACCCGGGAGATCGCAGAAACGGATGTCGACGTACTCGACGTTCTCGTCCTTGATCAGTTTGAAGATGTCGTCTTGGTTCGTTTCTGCCACTAGTACTCCTTCAGGCGCATGTCTGGGCACGGAGTTCCCGTCCCGGGTTAACCCGCGCTTGACGCTAAGGAGCCGATGTTGCGGGCCAGTCAACCAAATGTTGCGCCGACGTTACGCAATGGCGCAAACCCTATGCTGAATGTCATGGCGAGCGAGATCTCCTCCTGGTTGTCCAGTCCAGCGTCCGACTCCGGCGACGAGTATCCCGGCCAGCGCCTCGGGTTTCCCGAGGAGGGGCCCGGATCCATCGCGCGGTTCGGACGACGCCTCGGCGCGCTGCTCGTGGACTGGTTGATCAGCTACGGGCTCGCCGCGCTGGCCATGTCGTTCGGCCTCATCCCGCTGTCGGCGCTGTCGACCGCGGTGCTGGTCGTCTGGCTGATCCTGGGTGTGGTGTCAGTCCGGTTGTTCGGGTTCACCCCGGGCCAACTGGTCCTCGGACTCAAGGTCGTCTCGGTCGACGGCCGTGTCGGTGTCGGTGTCGGCCGCGCCCTGGGCCGCGGTGTGCTGGTCGCGCTGGTCATCCCGGCGTTGTTCACCGACTCCGACGTGCGCGGCCTGCAGGACCTGGCGACAAAGACCGCCGTGGTGCGCCGCTGAGGTGACTCAGGCCTCGTGCCGGACCTGACCGTTCATCATGGTCATGGTCACGGTCGTCGAATGGATGTCATGCGGGTCGATCGTGAAGATGTTGCGATCCAGGACGATGAGGTCGGCGCGCTTGCCCACCTCGACTGAGCCCACCTGGTCATCCAGCCGGAGCTGATAGGCCGCGCCCAGGGTGTTGGCGTGCACGGCCTCCTCGACGGACAAGCGCTGATCGGCTGGGGCCAGAACCGGGGCGGCGGGATCGCCGATGAGTTGGCGAGTCGCGCCGATCTGAATGGAATCCAGCGGTTTGTAGGTGGAGAAGTAACCGGCGGCGGGCCAGTCGGTGCCCAGCGAGATGCGTCCGCCGGACTTCAGCACCTCCTGCGGCCGGAAGAACATTTCCTTACGCGGGGATCCATAGCGGGCCGCCATGTTCTCCACGGTGTCAGGATCGGCCGACATCCAGTTGGCGGAGAACTGGGCCACGACCCCGAGCTCACCGAAGCGCGCACTGTCGGGATCTTCGACGTAGACGAGGTGTGCGACGGTGTGTCGACGTTCACGCGGCGGATTCTTGGCGATCGCCTGCTCGATGGAATCGAGCCCGACGCGTGCGGTGCGCTCTCCGCAGGCGTGGATGTGCACGTCGTATCCCGCGGCGTCCACCTGCTCGACGAGTTGGTGCCACTGTTCTTCGGTGAACGGCGACGCACCGATCGAGTCGGGCTTGTCCGCATAGGGCTCCAACAGCCAGGCGGTGTAGCCCTCCTGGGTGCCGTCGCCGATGATCTTCACCGCCCCGACCTGCACCAGATCGGTGGAGATCTGGTTGCGCAGTTGGGTCAGCTTCTGCACCGCGTCGTCCACCGGCGCCGACTTCACGCTGTAGGACGCGACCACCCGGAACGGCAACGCCCCCCGCTGCTCGATCTCGGTGTACTTGGCGATCAATGCGCCCTGATCGCTGCCTACGGGCGGAACACCGGCATCGAACACCGACGTGATGCCGGCTTCGGACGCTTTCGGCAACCACGCCTCCAGCAGCGTGGCCATTGTGTCGGCGGAGATCGGCTCGACGGCATTGACGACGCCGAGCAGCGCATCGACCTCGAGCACGTAACCGGTGGGGTCACCGTTCTCGTCGCGCATGTAATAGCTGAACCCCGGAATCGGGTCCGGGGTGTCCCGATGGACGCCGGCCATCTCCAGCGCCTTGCTGTTGGCCCACAGGCTGTGGCCGTCGATGGCGAAGAAGAATGCCGGCCGGTCCGGCAAGATGCGGTCGAGGTCGCCGCGGGTGGGCCCCTGGGGTCCGAACATGTCGACCCGCCAGCCGAATCCCCGGACCGGTCCGGTCGGGTTGTCCCTCGCGTAGCGAGCGATCGCGTCCAGTGCGTCGGCTCCCGTCGGCACCTGAAGGTCGACGCCCGTGCTGAGGAAACCGCCGAGGAAGGGATGGATGTGGCCCTCGACGAATCCCGGCATGAGGAGTTGGCCGTTGAGATCGATCACCCGGGTGCGAGGCCCGGCGAGTTCCATCGCGCCCGCCTCGTCGCCGACGTAGGTGATCGTGTTGCCCGTGACGGCGACCGCCTGGGCCCACGGGGTGTCGGGGGACACCGTGTAGACCTTGCCGTTGTGGAAGACGAAGTCAGCGTCGCCGCCGCCGTCTGAGGTGGGGGACACGTCGGTGCCCGAACCCGACGAACACGCACTGGCCACCATCGCGGCCGTCGTCACTGCGGCCGTCGTCACGGCGGTGCGCAGCACCGTCCGGCGCGTCACCTGATTGCGTCGTCCGAACGCCGCAAAGTGTGGTGCCCACTCGCACGCAGTGCACATCTGGCCTCCTCATGTCACGGCCAGTGGGTGCACCGATGTTGTCAACGCCTCCGAACGGTGCGGCCCACGCCGCGCATCTTGGCCTGCGCGGGCAGCGGACCCTTGGGCAGTGCGCCCGGGCCGACTTTGGTGCCCAACGCGACAAGCTTGGACTCCAGGGAGTCCATCTGCTTGACCGAGATGTTGGCGGGAAGCTTGTTCAGGTGCCGTTCCAGCTTGGACAGCGGCACTTCACCCTCACCGTTGCCGATCACAATGTCATAGATCGGAACATCGCCGACGAGGCGCGCCGTACGCTTCTTCTCCTGTGCCAGCAGCGGTTTGACCCGGTTCGGCGCTCCCTCGCCGACGAAGATCACACCGGGGCGGCCGATCACGCGGTGCACCGCGTCGAAGTTTCCGGTGGCTGCGACAGCCGGGGTGACCCGCCACTTGCCGCGCAGGTTGTCCAGCGCCCAGGCGGCCGCACCGGTCTGGCCCTCGGCCTTCTTGTACACCGACTTCTGCGCGCGCCGCCCGAAGATGATGAAGGCGACGAGCGCGCCCAGCACCACACCCAGCGGAATCAGCAGGTACATGGTGAATCCGCCGACCGCGACGCCGAAGGCCACCGACAGGCCCACGATCAGCACAAACGCCAAGATCATGTAGGGCAGAAGGCGCTTGTCCTCTTTGCGCTGCATCTGAAACGCCTGCCACAACTGAGTGCGGCGCTGCTTGGATGCAGCCTTACGGGCGGCCTTCGCCTCGGCCTTCAGGGCCTTGGTTTGGGCAGGGGTCCGGGATTTCGCCATGCAGTAAGGATAGGCGTCCCGCGCAGTGCTGCGACTACGACCCTGCGCCGGTGCGCGCCTGGATCGCCTGGGCGTACAACCGTCCGGCCCGATACGAGGACCGCACGAGCGGGCCTGCCAGCACGCCGGCGAAGCCGATGCCCTCGGCAAAGTCCTGGTGCTCGACGAACTCCTCGGGCTTGACCCAGCGCTCCACCGGATGGTGCCGGGCCGACGGCCGCAGGTACTGCGTGATGGTGACCAGGTCGCAGCCCGCGTCGTGCAGATCCTGCAGCGCGGTGCGGACCTCCTCGCCTGTCTCACCGAGTCCGAGAATCAGGTTGGACTTGGTCACGAGGCCGTAGTTGCGGGCGGCGGTGATCACGTCGAGGCTGCGCTGGTAGCGGAACGCGGGGCGGATCCGCTTGAAGATGCGCGGCACGGTCTCGACGTTGTGTGCGAACACCTCTGGCCGGGATTCGAAGACCTGCTCGAGCAGATCGGGGTCGCCGTTGAAGTCCGGGGCGAGCAGTTCGACACCTGTGCCGGGGTTCAGTCGCTTGATGTAGCGCACGGTCTCGGCGTAGAGCCACGCGCCGCCGTCGGGCAGATCGTCGCGGGCCACGCCCGTCACGGTGGAGTAGCGCAGGCCCATCGCCTGCACGCTCTCGGCCACCCGTCGCGGTTCGTCACGGTCGAGGTCGGCGGGCTTGCCGGTGTCGATCTGGCAGAAGTCGCAGCGCCGGGTGCACTGCTCGCCGCCGATCAGGAACGTGGCCTCGCGGTCTTCCCAGCATTCGTAGATGTTGGGGCACCCGGCCTCCTCGCACACCGTGTGCAGGCCTTCGCGCTTCACCAGCGACTTGAGTTCGGTGTACTCCGGGCCCATCTTGGCTCGGGTCTTGATCCACGGCGGCTTGCGCTCGATGGGGGTCTGCGCGTTGCGGACCTCCAGGCGCAGCAGCTTCCGGTTGCCGGGGTCGACGGTCACACCGACGATGTTACGTGAGCCGAGACGGGCAGGCGGCCATCGAGCGCGTCACACACCGCGTCGGCCACACGGTCCCGGACCTCGGCGACGGTGACGCGGCGACCGAGTTCGGCTGTCAGCGACGTCACCCCCGCATCGGAGATACCGCACGGCACGATCGCGCCGAATGCGTTCAGATCGCAGTCACAGTTGATTGCGAACCCATGCAGCGTCACCGCACGGGACACCCGGATGCCGATGGCCGCGATCTTGCGTGCCGGACGCAGGCCGTCGGCGGGCAGCCAGACGCCGGAGCGCCCATCGACGCGGCCCGCCTCCAGGCCCAGCGACGAGCACACGCTGATCAACGACTCCTCAAGGCGTCGAACGAAGTTCACCACATCCAGCGGTTCAGTCAGGCCGATGATGGGGTAGCCGACCAGCTGACCGGGGCCGTGCCAGGTGATCTTGCCGCCGCGGTCGGTGTCGATCACGGGCGTGCCGTCGACGGGGCGTTCGTGCGGTTCGGTGCGCTTGCCCGCGGTGTAGACGGCGGGATGCTGCAGCAGCAGCAGCGTGTCGGGTCCGCCTGCCACGCGCGCGTCGACGAGGTCACGCTGCATCTGCCAGGCGGCCCGATAGTCGAAGCTGCCCAGATCCCGGACTTCGATCGGGGTGTCGGCTGACCGGATCGACGGCGTCATGGGTCCGACGCTACTCGGTGCCACGCTGGTTCAGCGCATAGGCGATGGCCTCGCCGATGGTGCGATGCCGGAAGTCGAACCCGGCGCCCTCGAGCACCGCGGGGATGGCTCGTTGCCCGGCCAGTAGACCCTCGTCGGCGAAGTCGCCGAGTGCGATCCGGGCCGCGAACCCCGGTACCAGCAGGGGAGTGGGACGATGCAGCGCACGCCCGAGTGCGGTGGTGAACTCCGCGTTGGTGACGGGCGCCGGTCCGGTCAGGTTGACCGGGCCCGACACGTCGCCGGTAAGCGTGAAGAGCAGCGCGCGCACCTCGTCCTCGAGGGTGATCCACGGCATGTACTGCCGCCCGTTGCCCAGGCGCGCACCCAGCCCGAGCGAGAACACGGGCCGCAGCTTGGCCAACAGGCCGCCCTCCGGCGCGAGCACCAGGCCCGTACGCGCGAGCACCACCCGCGCACCCGCGTCGGCCGCGGGCACTGTGGCAGCCTCCCAGTCCACGCACAGTCGAGCCAGGAAACCTGCACCGGCAGAGGCGGTTTCATCCACCGTCTGGCTGTGGGTGTCGCCGTAGAAGCCGACCGCGCTGGCATTGATCAGCACCGGCACCCCGCTTGTGGCGACCGCGGTGGCCAGCACCTCGGTGGGCTCGATGCGGCTGTCGCGCAGGCTCTGCTTGAACGCCCCAGACCAGCGACCCCCGCCGACGTTCACGCCGCACAGGTTGACCACCGCGTCGACGCCCTCGAGGTCGGCGGGGTTCAGGTCGCCGGTCTCGGGGTTCCAGCGCCGCTCGTCGGGACTCGACGGCACGCGTCGGACCAGACGCCGCACCTGGTGGCCGGCCGCCCGCAGCGCCGCCGTGAGCGCCGAGCCGATCAGGCCCGATGATCCGGCGATGGCAACGGTGGTCACGTCGCCGTCAGCCACCGGGTCACAGTCCCAGGTCGGCCTCGAACGCACCCTCTTCGAGTCGCTTCTTGACTGTCGTGAGGAAGCGACCGGCGTCGGCGCCGTCGATGAGGCGGTGGTCGTAGGTCAGCGGCAGGTAGCAGATCGACCGGACGCCGATCGACTCGTTGCCGGTGTCGTCGACAACCACGCGGGGACGCTTCACGATGGCGCCGGTGCCCAGCATGGCCGCCTGCGGCGGGACCAGGATCGGGGTGTCGAACAGTGCGCCCTGGCTGCCGATGTTGGTGATCGTGAAGGTGCCGCCGGACAGTTCGTCGGGCTTGAGGTTGCCCGTTCGGGCGCGATCGGCGATGTCGTGGATCGCACGCGCCAACCCGGCCAGA
The DNA window shown above is from Mycolicibacterium confluentis and carries:
- the glnA gene encoding type I glutamate--ammonia ligase translates to MAETNQDDIFKLIKDENVEYVDIRFCDLPGVVQHFSIPASAFDESVFEDGLAFDGSSVRGFQSIHESDMMLLPDPATARIDPFRAAKTLNMNFFVHDPFTREAYSRDPRNVARKAENYLASTGIADTCFFGAEAEFYIFDSVAFDSKINGTFYEVDSESGWWNTGEPFEADGSANRGYKVRPKGGYFPVAPYDHYVDLRDEMSTNLTNAGFTLERGHHEVGTAGQAEINYKFNTLLHAADDVLLFKYIIKNTAWANGKTVTFMPKPLFGDNGSGMHAHQSLWKDGKPLFHDESGYAGLSDLARHYIGGILHHAPSLLAFTNPTVNSYKRLVPGYEAPINLVYSQRNRSACVRIPITGNNPKAKRLEFRCPDSSGNPYLAFAAMLMAGIDGIKNKIEPLAPVDKDLYELPPDEAADIPQAPTSLAAVIDRLEEDHEYLTEGGVFTEDLIETWISYKRENEIMPIQIRPHPYEFALYYDV
- a CDS encoding RDD family protein, whose translation is MASEISSWLSSPASDSGDEYPGQRLGFPEEGPGSIARFGRRLGALLVDWLISYGLAALAMSFGLIPLSALSTAVLVVWLILGVVSVRLFGFTPGQLVLGLKVVSVDGRVGVGVGRALGRGVLVALVIPALFTDSDVRGLQDLATKTAVVRR
- a CDS encoding amidohydrolase, with product MCTACEWAPHFAAFGRRNQVTRRTVLRTAVTTAAVTTAAMVASACSSGSGTDVSPTSDGGGDADFVFHNGKVYTVSPDTPWAQAVAVTGNTITYVGDEAGAMELAGPRTRVIDLNGQLLMPGFVEGHIHPFLGGFLSTGVDLQVPTGADALDAIARYARDNPTGPVRGFGWRVDMFGPQGPTRGDLDRILPDRPAFFFAIDGHSLWANSKALEMAGVHRDTPDPIPGFSYYMRDENGDPTGYVLEVDALLGVVNAVEPISADTMATLLEAWLPKASEAGITSVFDAGVPPVGSDQGALIAKYTEIEQRGALPFRVVASYSVKSAPVDDAVQKLTQLRNQISTDLVQVGAVKIIGDGTQEGYTAWLLEPYADKPDSIGASPFTEEQWHQLVEQVDAAGYDVHIHACGERTARVGLDSIEQAIAKNPPRERRHTVAHLVYVEDPDSARFGELGVVAQFSANWMSADPDTVENMAARYGSPRKEMFFRPQEVLKSGGRISLGTDWPAAGYFSTYKPLDSIQIGATRQLIGDPAAPVLAPADQRLSVEEAVHANTLGAAYQLRLDDQVGSVEVGKRADLIVLDRNIFTIDPHDIHSTTVTMTMMNGQVRHEA
- a CDS encoding DUF4191 domain-containing protein encodes the protein MAKSRTPAQTKALKAEAKAARKAASKQRRTQLWQAFQMQRKEDKRLLPYMILAFVLIVGLSVAFGVAVGGFTMYLLIPLGVVLGALVAFIIFGRRAQKSVYKKAEGQTGAAAWALDNLRGKWRVTPAVAATGNFDAVHRVIGRPGVIFVGEGAPNRVKPLLAQEKKRTARLVGDVPIYDIVIGNGEGEVPLSKLERHLNKLPANISVKQMDSLESKLVALGTKVGPGALPKGPLPAQAKMRGVGRTVRRR
- the lipA gene encoding lipoyl synthase codes for the protein MTVDPGNRKLLRLEVRNAQTPIERKPPWIKTRAKMGPEYTELKSLVKREGLHTVCEEAGCPNIYECWEDREATFLIGGEQCTRRCDFCQIDTGKPADLDRDEPRRVAESVQAMGLRYSTVTGVARDDLPDGGAWLYAETVRYIKRLNPGTGVELLAPDFNGDPDLLEQVFESRPEVFAHNVETVPRIFKRIRPAFRYQRSLDVITAARNYGLVTKSNLILGLGETGEEVRTALQDLHDAGCDLVTITQYLRPSARHHPVERWVKPEEFVEHQDFAEGIGFAGVLAGPLVRSSYRAGRLYAQAIQARTGAGS
- the lipB gene encoding lipoyl(octanoyl) transferase LipB, whose translation is MTPSIRSADTPIEVRDLGSFDYRAAWQMQRDLVDARVAGGPDTLLLLQHPAVYTAGKRTEPHERPVDGTPVIDTDRGGKITWHGPGQLVGYPIIGLTEPLDVVNFVRRLEESLISVCSSLGLEAGRVDGRSGVWLPADGLRPARKIAAIGIRVSRAVTLHGFAINCDCDLNAFGAIVPCGISDAGVTSLTAELGRRVTVAEVRDRVADAVCDALDGRLPVSAHVTSSV